A stretch of Pseudomonas taetrolens DNA encodes these proteins:
- the dapC gene encoding succinyldiaminopimelate transaminase yields MNNALKQLQPYPFEKLRALLGSVQPNAGKRPIALSIGEPKHRSPAFVAKALADNLDQMAVYPTTLGIAGLREAIAGWAERRFDVPKGWLDPARSILPVNGTREALFAFTQTVVNRGEDALVISPNPFYQIYEGAAFLAGAKPHYLPCLAEHGFNPDFDAVSAETWKRCQILFLCSPGNPTGALIPLDTLKKLIALADEHDFVIAADECYSELYFDEQTPPVGLLSACVALGRQDFKRCVVFHSLSKRSNLPGLRSGFVAGDAEILKAFLLYRTYHGCAMPVQTQLASIAAWSDEAHVRENRDLYREKFDAVLAILAPVLDVQRPDGGFYLWPRVEGDDAAFCRDLFVEEHVTVVPGSYLSREVDGFNPGAGRVRMALVAPLEECVEAAERIRDFIQRRR; encoded by the coding sequence ATGAATAACGCTCTAAAACAGCTACAGCCTTATCCGTTCGAAAAACTGCGCGCCCTGCTTGGCAGCGTACAGCCCAACGCCGGCAAGCGTCCGATTGCGCTGTCGATCGGCGAACCCAAGCACCGCTCCCCGGCGTTCGTGGCCAAGGCCCTGGCCGACAACCTCGACCAGATGGCGGTCTATCCGACCACTCTTGGCATTGCAGGCTTGCGCGAAGCCATTGCCGGCTGGGCCGAACGCCGTTTTGACGTCCCCAAGGGCTGGCTGGACCCGGCACGTTCGATTTTGCCGGTCAACGGTACCCGTGAAGCCCTGTTCGCCTTCACCCAAACCGTAGTCAATCGAGGCGAAGACGCGCTGGTGATCAGCCCGAACCCGTTTTATCAGATCTACGAAGGTGCGGCCTTCCTTGCCGGGGCCAAGCCGCATTACTTGCCATGCCTGGCAGAACACGGCTTCAACCCGGACTTCGATGCGGTTTCGGCCGAGACCTGGAAGCGCTGCCAGATCCTGTTCCTCTGCTCACCTGGCAACCCGACAGGCGCCCTGATCCCGCTCGACACCCTGAAAAAGCTGATCGCACTGGCTGACGAACACGACTTCGTAATTGCCGCCGACGAATGCTACAGCGAGCTGTATTTCGATGAGCAAACGCCGCCGGTCGGCCTGCTGAGCGCCTGCGTTGCCCTGGGGCGCCAGGACTTCAAGCGCTGCGTGGTGTTCCACAGCCTCTCCAAGCGTTCAAACTTGCCAGGCCTGCGTTCGGGTTTCGTGGCGGGTGATGCCGAGATCCTCAAGGCCTTCCTGCTGTACCGCACCTATCACGGTTGCGCCATGCCGGTTCAAACCCAGCTGGCGAGCATTGCAGCCTGGAGCGACGAAGCGCACGTACGTGAAAACCGCGACCTGTACCGCGAGAAGTTCGATGCAGTGCTGGCGATTCTGGCACCGGTACTCGACGTTCAACGCCCGGATGGCGGTTTTTATCTGTGGCCAAGGGTTGAAGGAGATGATGCTGCCTTCTGTCGCGACCTGTTTGTCGAAGAGCACGTCACCGTAGTGCCGGGTTCCTACCTGTCCCGCGAGGTCGATGGTTTCAACCCCGGGGCCGGACGCGTGCGCATGGCTCTGGTAGCGCCACTGGAAGAATGCGTTGAAGCCGCCGAACGGATTCGCGACTTTATTCAGCGTCGCCGCTAA